From one Agrobacterium fabrum str. C58 genomic stretch:
- a CDS encoding fimbrial biogenesis chaperone, with protein MRLFTLAAAFFAGLSVSPSQAASLRVAPVLLDLKAPTAASSLRIWNDAKTPINVQVRIFRWTQQNGQDVYTAVNDVVASPPMTQLKGGAENLIRIVRLSKTPVRAEESYRIIVDELPPAGKPQSGTVNLVVRHSIPVFFSPASTGDAEPVWKVTPQGKGYKVSVSNAGERRIRIANLILSGGNGQPIGRQQGLVGYVLGKSAATFLVPATGGKAGGTLKISADSEGGPVNATARVSGG; from the coding sequence ATGCGTCTTTTTACCTTAGCGGCTGCGTTTTTTGCCGGTTTGAGTGTTTCACCTTCACAGGCTGCATCCCTGCGGGTCGCCCCCGTACTTCTCGATCTCAAGGCCCCGACAGCGGCCTCCAGCCTTCGCATCTGGAACGATGCAAAAACCCCGATCAACGTGCAGGTCCGGATTTTCCGCTGGACCCAGCAGAATGGCCAGGATGTCTACACGGCGGTAAACGACGTCGTCGCCAGCCCGCCGATGACGCAGCTGAAGGGCGGCGCGGAAAATCTCATCCGCATCGTCCGGCTTTCCAAAACGCCCGTCAGGGCGGAGGAGAGTTACCGCATCATCGTCGATGAATTGCCGCCAGCGGGAAAACCGCAATCCGGCACCGTCAATCTGGTGGTCCGCCACTCCATACCCGTTTTCTTCTCGCCCGCTTCCACCGGAGATGCGGAGCCGGTCTGGAAAGTGACGCCGCAGGGCAAGGGTTACAAGGTCTCGGTGTCGAACGCAGGCGAAAGGCGCATCAGGATCGCCAACCTGATACTGTCAGGCGGCAACGGCCAGCCAATTGGCCGGCAGCAGGGTCTGGTGGGTTATGTGCTTGGCAAATCCGCCGCAACCTTCCTCGTTCCGGCAACGGGCGGCAAGGCCGGCGGCACGCTGAAGATTTCGGCAGACAGCGAAGGCGGCCCCGTCAATGCGACGGCGCGCGTCTCGGGCGGCTAA
- a CDS encoding Csu type fimbrial protein — protein MRFSASSYLLPLAALVLTPASGLAQVATTNFNVQITIQAACQINSAGNLDFGTNGVIGAPIDVTSQIVVQCTASTPFSLGLSAGAGSGATVANRLMTSAAGATISYSLYTTAAHSTVWGNTVGTDRQTGTGTGAPQNFTVFGRVPAQTTPAVGVYTDTVTATLNY, from the coding sequence ATGAGGTTTTCGGCATCAAGCTACTTGTTACCGCTGGCGGCACTGGTTCTGACACCGGCTTCGGGCCTCGCGCAGGTCGCCACGACGAATTTCAACGTCCAGATCACCATTCAGGCGGCATGCCAGATCAATTCTGCCGGCAATCTCGATTTCGGAACCAATGGCGTGATCGGCGCCCCGATCGACGTCACCAGCCAGATCGTCGTGCAATGCACTGCTAGCACGCCCTTCAGCCTCGGCCTTAGCGCTGGCGCCGGCTCGGGAGCGACGGTTGCCAACCGGCTAATGACGTCGGCTGCGGGTGCGACCATTTCCTACTCGCTCTATACGACTGCTGCACATAGCACGGTGTGGGGCAATACCGTGGGAACGGACCGGCAAACGGGCACGGGAACCGGGGCACCGCAGAACTTCACTGTCTTTGGGCGCGTACCTGCCCAGACGACACCCGCGGTCGGCGTCTATACCGATACGGTGACGGCCACGCTCAATTACTGA
- a CDS encoding bifunctional aconitate hydratase 2/2-methylisocitrate dehydratase, with amino-acid sequence MNLYLDYLAEIKSRETLGLAPKPIDDGALTAEIIELIEDTSSEYRADALKFFIYNTLPGTTSAAGVKAAFLKQIILGEVLVPEITPSFALELLSHMKGGPSIKVLLDVALGNDAAIDAKAGEVLKTQVFLYDADMFRLRDAYKEGSAIARDVLESYAKAEFFTKLPDVDDEIKIVTFIAAEGDISTDLLSPGNQAHSRSDRQLHGQCMISPEAQAEIVALQQQHPDKRVMLIAEKGTMGVGSSRMSGVNNVALWTGKQASPYVPFVNYAPIVAGTNGISPIFATTVDVTGGIGINLKNWVKKLGEDGKPILNNDGNPILEQKYSVETGTVLKIDAKNRKLRDENGTELVDLASSFTPQKMEFMKAGSSYAIVFGKKLQTFAAQTLGVEATQVFAPNKEISIEGQGLTAVEKIFNRNAVGVTPGKVLHAGSDVRVKVNIVGSQDTTGLMTAQELEAMAATVISPLVDGAYQSGCHTASVWDKKAQANTPKLMSFMHNFGVITGRDPKGVYHSMTDVIHKVLNDITVDDRAIIIGGDSHTRMSKGVAFGADSGTVALALATGEATMPIPQSVKVTFKGTMQPYMDFRDVVHATQAQMLQQHGDNVFQGRIIEVHIGTLLADQAFTFTDWTAEMKAKASICISEDETLIESLEIAKSRIQIMIDKGMDNAAQTLKGLIDKADQRIAEIRSGETPALKPDANAKYFAEVVVDLDIINEPMIADPDVNNNDVSRRYTHDTIRPVSYYGATKKVDLGFVGSCMVHKGDVKIVAQMLRNMEKTEGKVEFKAPLVVAAPTYNIIDELKAEGDWEILQKYSGFEFDDVNPKTSNRTEYDNILYLERPGCNLCMGNQEKAAKGDTVLATSTRLFQGRVVEDSAEKKGESLLASTPVVVLSAILGRTPSIEEYRSAVEGIDLTKFAPPKTTPIDSQSVHY; translated from the coding sequence ATGAACCTTTACCTGGATTACCTGGCTGAAATCAAAAGCAGAGAAACACTGGGTCTCGCGCCCAAACCCATCGATGACGGCGCTCTGACGGCCGAAATCATTGAGCTCATCGAGGATACCAGCAGCGAATACCGCGCCGATGCGCTGAAATTCTTCATCTACAATACCCTGCCGGGCACCACGAGTGCTGCCGGCGTCAAGGCTGCCTTCCTGAAGCAGATCATCCTTGGTGAAGTGCTGGTGCCGGAAATCACGCCTTCCTTCGCGCTGGAGCTGTTGTCGCACATGAAAGGCGGCCCGTCGATCAAGGTGCTGCTCGATGTCGCGCTCGGTAACGATGCCGCGATCGACGCCAAGGCGGGTGAAGTTCTGAAGACCCAGGTCTTCCTCTACGACGCCGATATGTTCCGCCTGCGTGATGCCTACAAGGAAGGCAGCGCCATCGCCAGAGACGTTCTGGAAAGCTACGCCAAGGCCGAATTCTTCACCAAGCTTCCCGATGTCGACGACGAGATCAAGATCGTTACCTTCATCGCCGCCGAAGGCGATATTTCCACCGACCTCCTGTCGCCCGGCAACCAGGCGCATTCGCGCTCCGACCGCCAGTTGCACGGCCAGTGTATGATCTCGCCGGAAGCGCAGGCGGAAATCGTCGCGCTGCAGCAGCAGCACCCCGACAAGCGGGTAATGTTGATCGCCGAAAAGGGCACGATGGGCGTCGGCTCGTCGCGCATGTCGGGCGTCAACAACGTGGCGCTGTGGACCGGCAAGCAGGCCAGCCCCTATGTGCCTTTCGTGAATTACGCACCGATCGTTGCCGGCACCAACGGCATTTCGCCGATTTTCGCCACAACCGTCGATGTGACGGGTGGGATCGGCATCAACCTCAAGAACTGGGTGAAGAAGCTCGGTGAAGACGGCAAGCCGATCCTCAACAATGACGGTAACCCGATCCTCGAGCAGAAATATTCGGTCGAGACCGGCACGGTCCTCAAGATCGACGCCAAGAACCGCAAGCTGCGGGACGAGAACGGCACCGAACTGGTGGACCTCGCTTCTTCCTTCACGCCGCAGAAGATGGAATTCATGAAGGCCGGCAGCTCTTACGCCATCGTTTTCGGCAAGAAGCTCCAGACATTCGCGGCTCAGACGCTAGGCGTCGAGGCGACCCAGGTCTTTGCACCGAACAAGGAAATTTCGATCGAAGGCCAGGGCCTCACCGCCGTCGAGAAGATCTTCAACCGCAATGCCGTCGGCGTCACCCCCGGCAAGGTGCTGCATGCCGGCTCGGACGTTCGCGTCAAGGTCAACATCGTCGGTTCGCAGGATACGACCGGTCTGATGACCGCGCAGGAACTGGAAGCGATGGCGGCCACCGTCATTTCGCCGCTGGTTGACGGCGCTTACCAGTCGGGCTGCCACACGGCTTCCGTTTGGGACAAAAAGGCGCAGGCCAACACGCCGAAGCTCATGTCCTTCATGCACAATTTCGGCGTCATCACCGGCCGTGACCCGAAGGGCGTCTATCATTCGATGACGGACGTGATCCACAAGGTGCTGAACGACATCACCGTGGATGATCGGGCGATCATTATCGGCGGCGACAGCCATACCCGCATGTCCAAGGGCGTGGCCTTCGGTGCTGACTCCGGCACCGTCGCCCTCGCACTGGCAACGGGTGAAGCAACCATGCCGATCCCGCAGTCGGTCAAGGTCACCTTCAAGGGCACGATGCAGCCTTACATGGACTTCCGCGACGTGGTGCATGCCACGCAGGCGCAGATGCTGCAGCAGCATGGCGACAACGTCTTCCAGGGCCGCATCATCGAAGTCCACATCGGCACGCTGCTCGCTGACCAGGCCTTCACCTTCACCGACTGGACGGCCGAAATGAAGGCCAAGGCGTCGATCTGCATTTCCGAGGACGAGACGCTGATCGAGTCGCTCGAAATTGCCAAGTCGCGCATCCAGATCATGATCGACAAGGGCATGGACAATGCCGCCCAGACGCTCAAGGGCCTGATTGACAAGGCAGATCAGCGCATTGCCGAAATCCGCTCAGGTGAAACGCCGGCGCTGAAGCCGGACGCGAACGCGAAATATTTCGCGGAAGTCGTTGTCGATCTCGACATCATCAACGAACCGATGATCGCTGATCCTGACGTCAACAACAACGACGTCTCCAGACGCTACACGCATGACACGATCCGTCCGGTTTCCTATTACGGCGCGACCAAGAAGGTCGATCTCGGTTTCGTCGGTTCGTGCATGGTGCATAAGGGTGACGTGAAGATCGTCGCGCAGATGCTGCGCAACATGGAAAAGACCGAAGGCAAGGTCGAGTTCAAGGCACCGCTTGTCGTTGCCGCACCGACCTACAACATCATCGATGAGCTGAAGGCGGAAGGGGATTGGGAAATCCTGCAGAAATATTCCGGCTTCGAATTCGATGACGTCAACCCGAAGACTTCGAACCGTACCGAATACGACAACATTCTCTATCTGGAGCGTCCCGGCTGCAACCTGTGCATGGGCAATCAGGAGAAGGCGGCAAAGGGTGA